A portion of the Streptomyces sp. NBC_01335 genome contains these proteins:
- a CDS encoding acetyl-CoA C-acetyltransferase → MIPLPQPRRVAVLGGSRIPFARSDGPYAQASNQLMLTAALDGLVERFGLAGQQVGEFAAGAVLKHSRDFNLARETVLGSRLDPRTPAYDVQQACGTGLQAVIGVANKITLGAIDSGIAGGADTTSDAPLGVNDELRRILLNARRAKGNAARLKALAAVRPRHLVPDIPRNAEPRTGLSMGEHAAITARRWGVTREDQDLLAATSHQRLAAAYDRGFLDDLVVPHLGLERDQNLRPGSTVEKLATLKPVFGADHPDATMTAGNSTPLTDGAATVLLASEEWARERGLAPLAYLTLYESAAVDYVNGEDGLLMAPAYAVPRLLERAGLTFADFDLFEVHEAFASQVLATLAAWRKQGLGPVDRDKLNVAGSSLATGHPFAATGARIVATLAKLLAEREGPGRGLVSICAAGGLGVTAILERP, encoded by the coding sequence ATGATTCCGCTCCCGCAGCCGCGCCGGGTCGCCGTCCTCGGCGGCAGCCGCATTCCCTTCGCCCGCTCCGACGGCCCCTATGCCCAGGCGTCCAACCAGCTGATGCTGACCGCCGCGCTCGACGGGCTCGTCGAGCGGTTCGGCCTGGCCGGGCAGCAGGTGGGGGAGTTCGCCGCCGGTGCCGTGCTCAAGCACAGCCGCGACTTCAACCTGGCCCGCGAGACGGTGCTCGGCTCCCGGCTGGACCCCCGCACCCCGGCGTACGACGTCCAGCAGGCGTGCGGCACCGGCCTCCAGGCCGTCATCGGCGTCGCCAACAAGATCACCCTCGGCGCGATCGACTCGGGCATCGCGGGCGGCGCGGACACCACGAGCGACGCGCCCCTCGGTGTCAACGACGAGCTCCGCCGCATCCTGCTGAACGCCCGCCGCGCCAAGGGCAACGCCGCCCGCCTCAAGGCGCTCGCGGCGGTCCGCCCCCGCCACCTCGTCCCCGACATCCCGCGCAACGCCGAACCGCGCACCGGGCTTTCGATGGGCGAGCACGCGGCGATCACCGCCCGCCGCTGGGGCGTCACGCGCGAGGACCAGGACCTGCTGGCCGCGACCAGCCACCAGCGGCTGGCCGCCGCCTACGACCGGGGATTCCTGGACGACCTCGTCGTCCCCCACCTCGGCCTGGAGCGGGACCAGAACCTGCGGCCCGGCTCCACCGTCGAGAAACTCGCCACGCTCAAACCGGTGTTCGGCGCGGACCACCCCGACGCGACGATGACCGCCGGGAACTCCACCCCGCTCACCGACGGCGCCGCGACCGTGCTGCTGGCGAGCGAGGAGTGGGCGCGGGAGCGCGGCCTCGCACCGCTGGCGTACCTCACGCTGTACGAGAGCGCCGCCGTGGACTACGTGAACGGCGAGGACGGCCTGCTGATGGCCCCGGCGTACGCCGTGCCCCGGCTGCTGGAACGGGCGGGGCTCACCTTCGCGGACTTCGACCTGTTCGAGGTGCACGAGGCGTTCGCCTCACAGGTGCTCGCCACGCTCGCCGCCTGGCGCAAGCAGGGCCTCGGCCCCGTCGACCGGGACAAGCTCAACGTGGCCGGCTCCTCGCTCGCCACCGGCCACCCGTTCGCGGCGACCGGCGCCCGGATCGTCGCCACCCTCGCCAAGCTGCTCGCGGAACGCGAGGGGCCGGGGCGCGGGCTCGTCTCGATCTGCGCGGCCGGTGGTCTGGGGGTGACCGCGATCCTCGAACGGCCGTGA
- a CDS encoding Lrp/AsnC family transcriptional regulator produces MRSSTQKSTTAPAPADSPGPGPGRGATAPGDAPLDELDELDYLLITALQTSPRAEWAQIGKALGVDGSTAARRWNRLTEAGHAWLSCYTVASGVTLPIIAFIDVDCAAGALHEVAAEIADDPHLITIEHVTGSRDLVLTAAFPDQAMLARYVGFRLGALPGVAATRSQIATAVHTEGSRWRLDRLDPDSQDALTRDRGPSHPRRGLTAPDDLDNRLYLLLSEDFRRPAARLAERLGVSPSTVRRRLDRMHREDALIYRCEVARYLSGWPISVTLWGIAPAADTARIASQLIGMRETRLCASLSGPYNLMLAVWLRSAEEIGAFEARLATRFPELVVADRAVTLWPLKLAGHVLDPYGRHLRGVPVTFWEDPGARRAEDALLARLRGGRKG; encoded by the coding sequence ATGAGGTCCTCCACGCAGAAATCCACCACGGCCCCGGCTCCCGCCGACAGCCCCGGCCCAGGCCCCGGCCGTGGGGCCACCGCCCCCGGCGACGCCCCGCTGGACGAGCTGGACGAGCTGGACTATCTGCTGATCACCGCGTTGCAGACCTCGCCCCGTGCGGAGTGGGCGCAGATCGGCAAGGCGCTCGGGGTGGACGGTTCGACGGCCGCGCGCCGCTGGAACCGGCTCACCGAGGCCGGACACGCCTGGCTGAGCTGCTACACCGTGGCGTCCGGGGTGACGCTGCCGATCATCGCGTTCATCGATGTGGACTGCGCCGCGGGCGCCCTGCACGAGGTGGCGGCGGAGATCGCGGACGACCCGCACCTGATCACCATCGAGCACGTCACCGGCTCCCGCGACCTCGTCCTCACCGCCGCCTTCCCCGACCAGGCGATGCTGGCCAGGTACGTCGGCTTCCGCCTCGGTGCGCTGCCCGGTGTCGCGGCCACCCGCTCCCAGATCGCCACCGCCGTCCACACCGAGGGCAGCCGCTGGCGGCTGGACCGGCTCGACCCGGACAGCCAGGACGCCCTGACCAGGGACCGGGGCCCCTCCCACCCGCGCCGGGGCCTGACCGCCCCGGACGACCTGGACAACCGGCTCTACCTGCTGCTGAGCGAGGACTTCCGCCGGCCCGCCGCCCGGCTCGCGGAACGCCTGGGCGTGAGCCCCAGCACCGTCCGCCGCCGACTCGACCGGATGCACCGCGAAGACGCCCTCATCTACCGCTGCGAGGTGGCGCGCTACCTCTCCGGCTGGCCCATCTCGGTGACCCTGTGGGGCATCGCCCCGGCCGCCGACACCGCGCGGATCGCCTCCCAGCTCATCGGGATGCGCGAAACCCGCCTCTGCGCCTCGCTGTCGGGGCCGTACAACCTGATGCTCGCGGTGTGGCTCCGCTCGGCCGAGGAAATCGGCGCCTTCGAGGCCCGGTTGGCCACCCGCTTCCCCGAACTCGTCGTCGCCGACCGGGCGGTGACCCTCTGGCCCCTCAAGCTGGCGGGCCATGTCCTGGACCCGTACGGCCGCCACCTCCGGGGCGTCCCCGTCACCTTCTGGGAGGACCCGGGCGCGCGCCGCGCCGAGGACGCCCTGCTGGCACGGCTGCGGGGCGGCCGGAAGGGGTGA
- a CDS encoding AMP-dependent synthetase/ligase yields MSTPPAPPASPADGTASAAAPPVLVPPLLLRGADGRVREVSVPAFAPPVRHGSLAEIPFDNAREAPSDAVLSRKQEDGSWRDVTALAFADEVRAVAKGLIAEGFQPGARIAIMARTTYEWTLLDFAAWAAGLVTVPIYPTSSAYQVRWILQDSGAQACAVETKEQARIVSQERRELAGLAHLWQFDTGALARLRTAGRHVPDAAVDERRALLGPDHAATLIYTSGTTGRPKGCVLTHGNFFAEVDNAIELLHPVFKSVSKYPASTLLFLPLSHVFGRMVAIGCLRARVRLGHAPSIRTEDLLEDLAGFQPSFLLAIPYVLEKVFNTGRATAEKMGRASSFDRAARIAQRYGRAVEAAEHGTGPGPGTALKLARKLYDPLVYRRIRAALGGHVRYVICGGSPLGGRLASFYAGAGIEIFEGYGLTETTAAHTVTPPLKPRLGTVGWPLPGTSVRIADDGEVLLRGGQVFHGYWDASTGTSVPVLHDGWFATGDLGALDDDGYLTITGRKKDIIITSGGKNVIPAPLEDWLRAHPLVGQCMVVGDNRSFITALITLEEDGLAHWRQMKKKQGVPLRELVDDPELRDTIQHAVDEANGLVSRAESIRKFTVLPVDFTEASGHLTPSLKLKRDVVARDFAAEIEALYRK; encoded by the coding sequence GTGTCCACGCCCCCCGCCCCGCCCGCATCCCCGGCCGACGGCACCGCGTCCGCCGCCGCACCGCCCGTCCTGGTTCCCCCGCTGCTCCTGCGCGGCGCGGACGGCCGGGTGCGGGAGGTCTCCGTACCCGCGTTCGCGCCGCCCGTACGGCACGGCTCGCTCGCCGAGATCCCCTTCGACAACGCGCGCGAGGCGCCCTCGGACGCCGTCCTCAGCCGCAAGCAGGAGGACGGCAGCTGGCGGGACGTGACCGCCCTCGCGTTCGCCGACGAGGTACGCGCCGTCGCCAAGGGCCTGATCGCGGAGGGGTTCCAGCCCGGCGCCCGCATCGCGATCATGGCCCGTACGACGTACGAGTGGACGCTGCTCGACTTCGCCGCCTGGGCCGCCGGGCTCGTCACCGTCCCGATCTACCCGACGTCCTCGGCGTACCAGGTGCGGTGGATCCTCCAGGACTCCGGCGCGCAGGCCTGCGCGGTCGAGACGAAGGAGCAGGCGCGGATCGTCAGCCAGGAGCGCCGGGAACTCGCCGGCCTGGCCCACCTGTGGCAGTTCGACACCGGGGCGCTCGCCCGGCTCAGGACGGCCGGCCGGCACGTGCCCGACGCGGCGGTGGACGAGCGCCGCGCCCTGCTGGGCCCGGACCACGCCGCCACCCTCATCTACACCTCGGGCACCACCGGCCGCCCCAAGGGCTGCGTCCTCACCCACGGCAACTTCTTCGCCGAGGTCGACAACGCCATCGAACTGCTCCACCCGGTCTTCAAGTCGGTCTCCAAGTACCCGGCCTCCACCCTGCTGTTCCTGCCGCTCAGCCACGTCTTCGGCCGGATGGTCGCGATCGGCTGCCTGCGCGCCCGGGTCCGCCTCGGGCACGCCCCCTCCATCCGCACCGAGGACCTGCTGGAGGACCTGGCCGGGTTCCAGCCGTCGTTCCTGCTGGCGATCCCGTACGTCCTGGAGAAGGTCTTCAACACCGGGCGCGCCACCGCCGAGAAGATGGGCCGTGCCTCCTCCTTCGACCGGGCGGCCCGCATCGCCCAGCGGTACGGCCGGGCCGTCGAGGCCGCCGAACACGGCACGGGCCCCGGTCCCGGTACCGCCCTGAAGCTGGCCCGCAAGCTCTACGACCCGCTGGTGTACCGCCGCATCCGCGCGGCCCTCGGCGGCCACGTCCGGTACGTCATCTGCGGCGGCTCCCCGCTGGGCGGCCGGCTCGCCTCCTTCTACGCGGGCGCCGGCATCGAGATCTTCGAGGGGTACGGCCTCACCGAGACCACCGCCGCCCACACCGTGACCCCACCGCTCAAACCCCGCCTGGGCACCGTCGGCTGGCCGCTGCCCGGGACCTCGGTACGGATCGCGGACGACGGCGAGGTACTGCTCCGGGGCGGCCAGGTCTTCCACGGCTACTGGGACGCGAGCACCGGCACGTCCGTACCGGTACTGCACGACGGCTGGTTCGCCACCGGCGACCTCGGCGCCCTCGACGACGACGGCTACCTCACCATCACCGGCCGCAAGAAGGACATCATCATCACCTCGGGCGGGAAGAACGTCATCCCGGCCCCGCTGGAGGACTGGCTGCGCGCCCACCCGCTGGTCGGCCAGTGCATGGTCGTCGGCGACAACCGCTCCTTCATCACCGCGCTGATCACCCTGGAGGAGGACGGTCTCGCGCACTGGCGGCAGATGAAGAAGAAGCAGGGCGTCCCGCTCCGCGAACTGGTCGACGACCCGGAGCTCCGCGACACGATCCAGCACGCGGTGGACGAGGCCAACGGGCTCGTCTCGCGCGCCGAGTCGATCCGCAAGTTCACCGTGCTGCCCGTCGACTTCACCGAGGCGAGCGGCCACCTCACGCCCTCGCTGAAGCTCAAACGGGACGTGGTGGCACGGGACTTCGCGGCGGAGATCGAGGCGCTGTACCGGAAGTGA
- a CDS encoding MaoC family dehydratase: MPGLGLSLLRGALTSPLKHPGRPGAALPDTRVTGPAIPAPAELLARYRSICHFPPNGPLPPTYPHVLAFPLAMRLMTARAFPLPVLGLVHTWIEITSHRPVQPAEPLRLTVYAQALTPHRRGTEATVVTEARVGDELVWESRSGYLARHAVRTAPAAPTAAAAATHDASGLPAVAEWRLTGDLGRRYGAASGDRNPIHLHPLTARLFGFPRAIAHGMWTVARCLAEVEGADHIRTVRAEFRAPVLLPGTVTYAADGSGTTFELRGGPDGARVHLTGTVTRDL; the protein is encoded by the coding sequence ATGCCCGGCCTCGGACTCTCCCTTTTGCGCGGCGCGCTGACCTCGCCGCTGAAGCACCCCGGCCGCCCGGGAGCCGCGCTCCCGGACACCCGCGTCACCGGCCCCGCGATCCCCGCACCGGCCGAACTCCTCGCCCGCTACCGCTCGATCTGCCACTTCCCGCCCAACGGGCCGCTCCCGCCGACGTATCCCCACGTGCTGGCGTTCCCGCTCGCGATGCGGCTGATGACGGCGCGGGCATTCCCGCTGCCGGTGCTCGGGCTCGTCCACACCTGGATCGAGATCACCTCCCACCGGCCCGTACAGCCCGCGGAACCCCTTCGACTCACCGTGTACGCACAGGCGTTGACGCCGCACCGCCGGGGGACCGAGGCCACCGTGGTGACGGAGGCCCGGGTGGGCGACGAGCTGGTGTGGGAATCCCGCAGCGGGTACCTCGCCCGCCACGCCGTACGGACCGCCCCCGCCGCGCCGACCGCAGCCGCCGCCGCCACGCATGACGCTTCCGGCCTGCCCGCCGTCGCCGAGTGGCGGCTCACCGGCGACCTGGGCCGGCGGTACGGGGCCGCCTCGGGCGACCGCAACCCGATCCACCTCCACCCGCTGACCGCCCGCCTGTTCGGCTTCCCCCGGGCCATCGCCCACGGCATGTGGACCGTCGCCCGCTGCCTCGCCGAGGTGGAGGGCGCCGACCACATCCGCACCGTACGGGCGGAGTTCCGGGCCCCCGTACTGCTGCCGGGCACGGTGACGTACGCGGCCGACGGCTCGGGCACGACGTTCGAGCTGCGCGGCGGCCCGGACGGCGCACGGGTCCACCTCACCGGCACGGTGACCCGGGACCTGTGA
- a CDS encoding TetR/AcrR family transcriptional regulator — translation MDAVKSKRMPRAVREQQMMDAAVQIFGQRGYRAASMDEIAELAGVSKPLVYLYLNSKEELFTACIRREAKALVDAVQAGVEPGLPADRQLWEGLRAFFVHTAENPDGWAVLHRQARTHGEPFASEITTMRDEIVAFVTGLIGAAAREAHHDPALPDRDVVGLAQALVGAAEALAGWANETPGVSAREAAATLMNFSWAGLENLMNGRPWQPPV, via the coding sequence ATGGATGCGGTGAAGAGCAAGCGGATGCCACGCGCCGTGCGTGAGCAGCAGATGATGGACGCGGCGGTGCAGATCTTCGGGCAGCGCGGCTACCGCGCGGCCTCGATGGACGAGATCGCGGAGCTCGCGGGCGTGTCGAAGCCGCTGGTCTACCTGTACCTGAACTCCAAGGAGGAGCTCTTCACCGCGTGCATCCGCCGCGAGGCGAAGGCGCTGGTGGACGCGGTCCAGGCGGGGGTCGAGCCGGGGCTGCCCGCCGACCGGCAGCTCTGGGAGGGGCTGCGCGCCTTCTTCGTCCACACCGCGGAGAACCCGGACGGCTGGGCGGTGCTGCACCGCCAGGCGCGGACGCACGGGGAGCCGTTCGCCTCGGAGATCACCACCATGCGGGACGAGATCGTCGCGTTCGTGACCGGGCTCATCGGCGCCGCCGCCCGGGAGGCCCACCACGACCCCGCGCTGCCCGACCGGGACGTGGTCGGGCTCGCCCAGGCGCTGGTGGGGGCCGCCGAGGCGCTGGCGGGCTGGGCCAACGAGACCCCGGGCGTCTCGGCCCGGGAGGCGGCGGCGACGCTGATGAACTTCTCCTGGGCGGGTCTGGAGAACCTCATGAACGGGCGGCCCTGGCAGCCGCCGGTCTGA
- a CDS encoding sel1 repeat family protein, producing the protein MAFLLFVVAAVLSVIGMATDNDTLFDVSWVAWLLGLLLALRAWHLHRKYGTPEKLAAAAEGGDLRALRSIALLAKIRGDLDEAERLFRLGVERKDPESMWEMGRLVEARDGLAASEPWFRMAAEHGHFAAKRFFRQGHALNMKGDNPL; encoded by the coding sequence ATGGCATTCCTGCTGTTCGTCGTGGCGGCGGTCCTGAGCGTGATCGGGATGGCGACCGACAACGACACGCTCTTCGACGTGAGTTGGGTGGCCTGGCTGCTCGGTCTGCTGCTGGCGCTCCGCGCCTGGCACCTGCACCGGAAGTACGGCACCCCGGAGAAGCTGGCCGCCGCCGCCGAGGGCGGCGACCTGCGGGCCCTGCGCTCGATCGCGCTGCTCGCGAAGATCCGGGGAGACCTGGACGAGGCCGAGCGCCTCTTCCGGCTGGGGGTGGAGCGGAAGGACCCCGAGTCGATGTGGGAGATGGGGCGCCTGGTGGAGGCACGCGACGGGCTGGCGGCGTCGGAGCCGTGGTTCCGGATGGCGGCCGAGCACGGGCACTTCGCCGCCAAGCGCTTCTTCCGCCAGGGCCATGCCCTCAACATGAAGGGCGACAACCCGCTGTAG
- a CDS encoding 3-oxoacyl-ACP reductase, with amino-acid sequence MADRYLHLTGTAPGRFLTRRLGLPQPTPLRRWSLETPTLDGPLLHLTAGDPAVPGEVGEVLARLGLPVVERADRPAGIVVDATGITSAAGLAGLHAVLHPVVRSVARSGRIVVLGTVPSPEDHHQAAAQQALEGFVRSLGKEIGRGATVQLVRVVPGSAASAESTLRFLLSPRSAYVSGQVVEVSGAAPDPVADWFAPLTGRTALVTGSARGIGEAVASVLARDGARVICLDVPQAEADLVRTADRLGATALPLDITAPDAAERIAAAVPDGLDVLVHNAGITRDRRLANMAADRWASVIDVNLDSVLRTTDALLKAGTLNRGGRIVATASIAGIAGNNGQTNYAASKAGIIGLVRSLAPRAAADHGVTVNAVAPGFIETKMTAAVPLFIREAGRRMNSLSQGGLPVDVAETTAWFAQPASTAVNGQVVRVCGQSLLGA; translated from the coding sequence ATGGCCGACCGCTATCTGCACCTGACCGGCACAGCCCCCGGCCGCTTCCTCACCCGGCGCCTGGGCCTCCCCCAGCCCACGCCGCTGCGCCGCTGGTCCCTGGAGACGCCCACGCTCGACGGGCCGTTGCTGCACCTCACGGCGGGCGACCCGGCCGTACCGGGCGAGGTCGGCGAGGTGCTCGCCCGCCTCGGGCTGCCGGTGGTGGAGCGGGCGGACCGGCCCGCCGGGATCGTCGTGGACGCGACGGGCATCACCTCCGCGGCGGGGCTCGCCGGCCTCCACGCGGTCCTGCACCCCGTCGTCCGCTCGGTCGCCCGCAGCGGCCGGATCGTCGTCCTCGGCACGGTCCCGTCCCCCGAGGACCACCACCAGGCAGCCGCCCAGCAGGCGTTGGAGGGGTTCGTCCGCTCGCTGGGCAAGGAGATCGGCCGGGGCGCCACCGTGCAGCTGGTACGGGTCGTGCCGGGCTCCGCCGCGTCCGCCGAGTCCACCCTGCGCTTCCTCCTCTCGCCCCGGTCCGCGTACGTCAGCGGCCAGGTCGTCGAGGTCTCCGGCGCGGCCCCCGACCCGGTCGCCGACTGGTTCGCCCCGCTGACCGGCCGCACCGCGCTGGTCACCGGCTCCGCCCGGGGCATCGGCGAGGCGGTGGCCTCGGTGCTGGCGCGCGACGGCGCCCGGGTGATCTGCCTCGACGTCCCCCAGGCCGAGGCCGATTTGGTGCGCACGGCGGACCGGCTCGGCGCCACCGCGCTGCCGCTGGACATCACCGCGCCGGACGCCGCCGAGCGGATCGCGGCGGCGGTCCCGGACGGACTCGACGTCCTCGTGCACAACGCGGGCATCACCCGCGACCGCCGGCTCGCCAACATGGCGGCCGACCGCTGGGCCTCCGTGATCGACGTCAACCTCGACTCGGTGCTGCGGACCACGGACGCGCTCCTCAAGGCGGGCACCCTCAACCGGGGCGGCCGGATCGTCGCCACCGCCTCCATCGCGGGCATCGCCGGGAACAACGGGCAGACCAACTACGCTGCGAGCAAGGCCGGCATCATCGGCCTGGTCCGCTCGCTCGCCCCGCGCGCCGCCGCCGACCACGGGGTCACGGTCAACGCCGTCGCCCCCGGCTTCATCGAGACGAAGATGACCGCCGCCGTGCCGCTCTTCATCCGCGAGGCGGGCCGCCGCATGAACTCCCTTTCCCAGGGCGGACTTCCGGTGGACGTGGCCGAGACCACCGCATGGTTCGCGCAGCCCGCCTCCACCGCCGTCAACGGCCAGGTGGTACGCGTCTGCGGCCAGAGCCTGCTGGGAGCGTGA
- a CDS encoding nuclear transport factor 2 family protein: MESAERFRAAVEKGELAGIEALFTDDVRLYSPVKFTPFDGRPQVLGLLGVLLQVFEDFHYVGQYEGAAETSADGEEAPSEILVFRATVNGAQIHGIDLLHFDEAGLIKEFTVMVRPLSAVQALGQAVYAALVAAGLAPKAP, encoded by the coding sequence ATGGAATCCGCCGAACGCTTCCGCGCCGCCGTGGAGAAGGGTGAACTCGCGGGCATCGAGGCCCTGTTCACCGACGACGTCCGCCTCTACAGCCCGGTGAAGTTCACCCCCTTCGACGGGAGGCCCCAGGTGCTGGGCCTCCTCGGGGTACTGCTCCAGGTCTTCGAGGACTTCCACTACGTCGGCCAGTACGAGGGCGCCGCCGAGACCAGCGCCGACGGCGAGGAGGCCCCCTCGGAGATCCTGGTCTTCCGCGCCACCGTGAACGGCGCCCAGATCCACGGCATCGACCTGCTGCACTTCGACGAGGCCGGGCTGATCAAGGAGTTCACCGTGATGGTGCGCCCCCTGTCCGCCGTACAGGCGCTGGGACAGGCGGTCTACGCGGCCCTGGTCGCCGCCGGACTCGCGCCCAAGGCCCCCTGA
- a CDS encoding dicarboxylate/amino acid:cation symporter, with the protein MSANSASTTEAAEPKSSGFRIPKVPFWAQIVAGLVLGVVLGWITRSYDVAWLYTTLDKVGHIFVQLLKLAVAPLVFFAILVSITNLRKVNNAARLATRTLLWFMITSLIAVAIGLAIGLITNPGSGTGLTPKDGLKPEHAGSWLDFLTGIVPTDVITPFTELNVLQIVFMAAVAGIAALKLGEKAQPILTLSESILELLQKALWWVIRLAPLGTVGLIGYAIADYGWDLIGKYATFTADVYVGCALVLFGVYPLLLATVAKVSPIQFFKGAWPAIQLAFVSRSSVGTMPVTQKVTERLGVPKEYASFAVPFGATTKMDGCAAIYPSLAAIFIAQIFDVQLGVGDYVLIAFVSVIGSAATAGLTGATVMLTLTLSTLGLPLEGVGLLMAIDPILDMMRTATNVAGQALVPVIVSAREKILDLGKYNTASASPVDEIEVVEEEPVRVPVAA; encoded by the coding sequence GTGTCCGCGAACTCCGCGTCCACCACGGAGGCCGCCGAGCCCAAGAGCTCCGGTTTCCGCATACCGAAGGTGCCCTTCTGGGCCCAGATCGTCGCCGGTCTGGTCCTCGGTGTCGTCCTCGGCTGGATCACCCGCTCGTACGACGTCGCGTGGCTCTACACCACGCTCGACAAGGTCGGCCACATCTTCGTCCAGCTGCTGAAGCTGGCCGTCGCGCCGCTCGTCTTCTTCGCGATCCTGGTGTCGATCACCAACCTCCGCAAGGTCAACAACGCGGCCCGGCTCGCCACCCGCACCCTGCTCTGGTTCATGATCACCTCGCTGATCGCGGTGGCCATCGGCCTCGCCATCGGTCTGATCACCAACCCGGGCTCCGGCACCGGCCTCACGCCGAAGGACGGCCTCAAGCCCGAGCACGCCGGCTCCTGGCTGGACTTCCTCACCGGCATCGTCCCGACCGACGTGATCACGCCGTTCACCGAGCTGAACGTCCTCCAGATCGTCTTCATGGCCGCCGTCGCCGGCATCGCCGCCCTGAAGCTCGGCGAGAAGGCCCAGCCGATCCTCACCCTCAGCGAGTCGATCCTGGAGCTGCTCCAGAAGGCCCTGTGGTGGGTCATCCGCCTCGCCCCGCTCGGCACCGTCGGCCTCATCGGCTACGCCATCGCCGACTACGGCTGGGACCTCATCGGCAAGTACGCCACCTTCACCGCCGACGTCTACGTCGGTTGCGCCCTGGTGCTCTTCGGCGTCTACCCGCTGCTGCTCGCCACCGTCGCCAAGGTCAGCCCGATCCAGTTCTTCAAGGGCGCCTGGCCCGCGATCCAGCTGGCGTTCGTCTCCCGCTCCTCGGTGGGCACCATGCCCGTCACCCAGAAGGTCACCGAGCGCCTCGGCGTCCCGAAGGAGTACGCCTCCTTCGCCGTCCCGTTCGGCGCCACGACCAAGATGGACGGCTGCGCCGCGATCTACCCGTCGCTGGCCGCGATCTTCATCGCGCAGATCTTCGACGTGCAGCTCGGCGTCGGTGACTACGTCCTGATCGCGTTCGTCTCGGTCATCGGCTCCGCCGCGACCGCCGGTCTCACCGGCGCGACGGTCATGCTGACGCTGACCCTCTCGACGCTGGGCCTCCCGCTGGAGGGCGTCGGCCTGCTCATGGCGATCGACCCGATCCTCGACATGATGCGCACCGCCACCAACGTGGCCGGCCAGGCGCTGGTCCCGGTGATCGTCTCGGCCCGCGAGAAGATCCTCGACCTGGGCAAGTACAACACCGCCTCCGCCTCTCCGGTGGACGAGATCGAGGTCGTCGAGGAGGAGCCCGTCCGGGTTCCCGTCGCCGCCTGA
- a CDS encoding DUF4229 domain-containing protein, with product MIRYSALRLLIFVACFFVAGVAVHFGVIPSGVGGSNVVWVVLLGLVLSAPLSYVLLRKQRDEMSVQVVEKVDRAKARLEANRAREDAVQ from the coding sequence ATGATCCGGTACTCCGCGCTGCGACTGTTGATTTTCGTCGCCTGCTTCTTCGTCGCGGGGGTGGCGGTCCACTTCGGTGTGATCCCCTCCGGCGTCGGCGGCTCCAACGTCGTCTGGGTCGTCCTGCTCGGGCTGGTGCTGTCCGCCCCGCTGAGCTACGTCCTGCTGCGCAAGCAGCGCGACGAGATGTCCGTCCAGGTCGTCGAGAAGGTGGACCGCGCCAAGGCCCGCCTGGAGGCGAACCGCGCGCGCGAGGACGCCGTCCAGTAG
- a CDS encoding GNAT family N-acetyltransferase: MPLTFTLDPDFGPELRDGLLALWTDVSNAGGAVGFVPPVTTEDVRPELLKHLTAMVEGRTRLLVGRDEGGTVAATAFLTLNTHRLMRHWLWLYTVMVHPSHQGKGYGRDLMAAAADAARTIDGMEYIRLTCRGGTGVDRFYESCGYKEVGRVPGAIRVAQGDDRDDITMLLPLA, translated from the coding sequence ATGCCTCTTACCTTCACCCTGGACCCCGACTTCGGTCCCGAGCTGCGCGACGGCCTCCTCGCGCTCTGGACCGACGTCTCCAACGCGGGTGGCGCGGTCGGCTTCGTACCGCCGGTCACCACCGAGGACGTCCGCCCCGAGCTGCTGAAGCACCTCACCGCGATGGTCGAGGGGCGCACCCGGCTGCTCGTCGGGCGGGACGAGGGCGGCACGGTCGCGGCGACCGCCTTCCTCACCCTCAACACCCACCGGCTGATGCGCCACTGGCTCTGGCTCTACACGGTGATGGTCCACCCCTCGCACCAGGGCAAGGGATACGGGCGCGACCTCATGGCGGCCGCGGCCGACGCGGCGCGCACCATCGACGGCATGGAGTACATCCGGCTCACCTGCCGGGGCGGCACCGGCGTGGACCGCTTCTACGAAAGCTGCGGCTACAAGGAAGTGGGCCGGGTGCCGGGGGCGATCCGGGTCGCCCAGGGCGACGACCGGGACGACATCACCATGCTGCTCCCGCTCGCCTGA